One segment of Erigeron canadensis isolate Cc75 chromosome 2, C_canadensis_v1, whole genome shotgun sequence DNA contains the following:
- the LOC122587089 gene encoding zinc finger CCCH domain-containing protein 29-like, which translates to MCQIAKGKLHCVMDGQQKYQGLFLECSNLLELAAADDVTGFKYMVEEKGVNLDETSFWYGRRNCTERKMGFEERTPLMIASVYGSSQVLKYIIDTKKVDVNKASDSDGATALHCAAAGGSAMSVEAVRLLLEASANVYVNDHRGNKPGNLIPRGVKASMRRELEVLLNGFSSDEEMVEDKEMVSVKKEYPVDVSMPDINNGVYGSDEFRMYTFKVKPCSRAYTHDWTECPFVHPGENARRRDLKKFNYSCVPCPEFRKGSCVKGDSCEYAHGVFESWLHPAQYRTRLCKDEIGCARKVCFFAHRVEELRPVYASTGSGLPSPKSGVPVASMEMGSMSPLALGATTPMSPPTSPMWQNKVNHLTPPALQLPGSRLKTSLNARDFEMEAEFFGSESLRNQQQQRRQIMEDLSNNLYNINNRFVDLKPTNLDDVYGSLDQSLLSQFHGLLSPKVSNTTTQMLSQSPTSRQQFDRNSNPIRASYPSPNYTSSPVRKPGNYGYGFDSSAAVAQAVMNSRAGSFTKQRSQSFIDRGAGMSPRSIPQQNSSFTEWGSPDGKLDWGFSGEDANKLRKSASFGLGGGAAVGVGLHSSRDAHRYSGNSEEKLPQWIEQMYIEQEQMVA; encoded by the coding sequence ATGTGTCAAATAGCAAAAGGTAAACTTCATTGTGTCATGGATGGACAACAAAAATATCAAGGTTTATTTTTGGAATGCTCTAACTTGCTTGAGTTGGCTGCTGCGGATGACGTAACCGGATTTAAATATATGGTTGAAGAAAAAGGTGTGAACTTAGACGAGACTAGTTTTTGGTACGGGAGAAGAAATTGTACAGAACGTAAGATGGGGTTCGAAGAACGAACCCCACTTATGATTGCTTCCGTTTACGGAAGCAGTcaggttttaaaatatattattgacACAAAAAAAGTTGATGTCAATAAAGCATCTGATTCAGATGGTGCTACTGCACTCCATTGTGCTGCGGCTGGTGGGTCTGCTATGTCTGTTGAAGCTGTTAGGCTTTTACTTGAAGCCTCGGCGAATGTTTATGTAAATGATCATAGAGGGAACAAACCGGGCAATTTGATTCCGCGGGGGGTTAAAGCGTCAATGCGTAGAGAGTTGGAGGTGTTGTTGAATGGTTTTTCGAGTGATGAAGAAATGGTTGAAGATAAGGAGATGGTTTCCGTGAAAAAGGAGTATCCTGTTGATGTATCTATGCCGGATATAAATAATGGTGTGTATGGTTCTGATGAGTTTAGGATGTATACGTTTAAGGTTAAGCCTTGTTCAAGGGCTTATACTCATGATTGGACCGAGTGTCCGTTTGTTCACCCCGGCGAGAATGCTCGCCGGCGTGATTTGAAAAAGTTTAACTATAGCTGTGTTCCTTGCCCCGAGTTTCGGAAAGGAAGCTGTGTGAAGGGAGACTCGTGTGAATACGCACACGGGGTGTTTGAATCTTGGCTTCACCCTGCTCAGTATAGAACTCGTTTGTGTAAAGATGAGATTGGATGTGCGAGGAAAGTGTGTTTCTTCGCACACAGAGTGGAAGAGTTGAGACCGGTTTATGCTTCAACCGGCTCAGGGCTTCCGTCACCGAAATCAGGAGTTCCTGTCGCTTCAATGGAAATGGGCTCCATGAGCCCATTAGCCCTTGGAGCGACTACGCCAATGTCTCCTCCAACATCACCGATGTGGCAGAATAAGGTGAATCATTTGACACCACCTGCACTCCAGCTCCCCGGGAGTCGGTTAAAGACGTCTTTAAATGCAAGAGATTTTGAAATGGAGGCAGAGTTTTTTGGGTCCGAGAGTTTAAGAAATCAGCAACAACAAAGACGACAGATAATGGAAGATCTGTCAAATAATCTTTACAACATCAACAACAGATTTGTGGACTTAAAACCTACGAATCTTGATGATGTTTATGGGTCACTTGATCAATCTTTGTTGTCACAATTTCACGGTTTGTTATCACCAAAAGTATCAAACACAACAACACAGATGCTATCACAGTCTCCGACCAGCCGTCAACAATTCGATAGAAATTCAAACCCTATCCGAGCATCATACCCTTCGCCAAACTACACGTCTTCCCCGGTTAGAAAACCAGGGAACTACGGGTATGGATTTGATTCATCCGCTGCAGTTGCACAAGCAGTTATGAATTCAAGAGCCGGGTCATTTACCAAACAACGTAGTCAGAGTTTTATTGACCGGGGAGCTGGAATGAGTCCCCGGTCAATCCCCCAACAAAACTCCAGCTTCACCGAATGGGGCTCACCAGACGGGAAGCTGGATTGGGGGTTTAGTGGTGAAGATGCAAATAAGCTTAGGAAATCGGCATCTTTTGGACTTGGAGGTGGTGCGGCTGTCGGGGTTGGGCTCCATAGCTCACGCGACGCGCACCGGTACAGCGGAAACAGTGAGGAAAAACTGCCACAATGGATTGAGCAGATGTACATAGAGCAAGAACAGATGGTGGCATGA
- the LOC122588653 gene encoding F-box protein At1g55000 has protein sequence MAAEALTCKDILRTIFEKLPAIDIGRSACVCKIWCSVVASGNRDIYNKAFIGPWKLKALIGNPTSGSFWRHNKTLNRFAISHRLLPGDSLASLALKYSVQVTDIKRLNNMMSDHGIHSRDRLLIPVTTPDVLVDGTCYIELDAHAKREVAVLYLDGAPIARALNKVTSEHGKRRILDSLRRSMHVDDVTAQYYLSLSNGDPRGALMEFSEDIRWERQMHLA, from the exons ATGGCGGCAGAAGCTTTAACCTGCAAAGACATCCTCCGTACGATATTCGAAAAACTTCCTGCGATAGATATCGGACGGTCGGCATGCGTATGCAAGATATGGTGTTCCGTGGTTGCTTCTGGGAATAgagatatatataacaaggCTTTTATTGGTCCATGGAAATTAAAGGCATTGATTGGGAATCCCACTTCTGGTAGCTTCTGGAGACACAATAAAACCTTGAATCGCTTTGCGATTTCGCATCGCCTGCTTCCCGGTGACTCCCTTGCCAGTCTTGCTCTCAAATATTCCGTTCAG GTTACAGACATAAAGCGCCTAAACAACATGATGAGTGACCATGGAATACACTCGAGGGATAGATTGTTGATTCCTGTGACCACACCAGATGTACTCGTGGATGGCACCTGCTACATAGAATTGGATGCTCATGCCAAGAGGGAAGTTGCAGTACTGTATCTGGATGGTGCACCCATAGCTCGTGCTTTGAACAAGGTGACGTCTGAGCATGGAAAGAGAAGGATCCTTGACTCTTTGAGGAGAAGCATGCATGTTGATGATGTAACTGCTCAATACTACTTATCTTTATCAAATGGTGATCCCCGAGGTGCACTCATGGAATTTTCAGAGGATATAAGGTGGGAGAGACAGATGCATTTGGCGTAA
- the LOC122589246 gene encoding jasmonate-induced oxygenase 2-like isoform X2 codes for MGSLGDWPEPVVCVQTLSENGELMIPNQYIKPPLERPCLCTSDINIPVIDFTGLVTSPEVTMKQISKACRDWGFFQLVNHGVRTDLIDGARETWREFFHEPMEVKEKYANSPKTYEGFGSRLGVEKGAILDWSDYYYLNNLPSSNTKWPAHPPSLRDVMEEYTKEILRLGADLLKVFSINLGLKEYSLQNAFGGKDIKASLRANFYPKCPQPDLTLGLSSHSDPGGLTFLLPDEQVHGLQIRKDDQWVIVKHASNAIIVNIGDQIQIYADIKQRDIQERRTQGRCEPKQRATFFGLFL; via the exons ATGGGAAGCCTTGGTGATTGGCCCGAACCGGTGGTTTGTGTCCAAACTTTATCCGAAAATGGAGAGCTAATGATTCCCAACCAATACATCAAGCCGCCACTCGAGAGGCCTTGTTTATGTACAAGCGACATAAACATACCAGTGATTGATTTTACTGGTCTGGTTACTTCACCTGAAGTAACCATGAAGCAAATTTCAAAGGCGTGTCGCGATTGGGGTTTTTTCCAATTGGTGAATCATGGTGTGAGGACGGATTTGATTGATGGGGCTAGAGAAACTTGGAGAGAGTTTTTCCATGAGCCTATGGAAGTGAAAGAAAAGTATGCAAATTCTCCGAAGACCTATGAAGGGTTTGGAAGTAGATTAGGGGTTGAGAAGGGAGCTATTCTTGATTGGAGTGATTACTATTACCTTAATAATCTTCCTTCTAGTAATACAAAGTGGCCTGCTCATCCACCTTCCTTAAG AGACGTAATGGAGGAATACACGAAAGAAATATTAAGGTTAGGCGCGGACTTGTTGAAGGTATTCTCAATAAACCTCGGATTAAAGGAATATTCACTTCAAAACGCGTTTGGTGGGAAGGACATCAAAGCTTCTCTAAGAGCAAATTTCTATCCGAAATGCCCTCAACCTGACTTGACACTCGGATTATCTTCCCACTCGGATCCGGGTGGCCTGACCTTTCTACTCCCAGATGAGCAAGTCCATGGGCTACAAATCCGCAAAGATGATCAATGGGTGATCGTGAAACATGCGTCTAACGCCATCATTGTCAATATCGGAGACCAAATTCAG ATATATGCAGATATTAAGCAACGCGATATACAAGAGCGTAGAACACAGGGTCGTTGTGAACCCAAACAAAGAGCGACTTTCTTTGGCCTTTTTCTGTAA
- the LOC122589246 gene encoding jasmonate-induced oxygenase 2-like isoform X1: MGSLGDWPEPVVCVQTLSENGELMIPNQYIKPPLERPCLCTSDINIPVIDFTGLVTSPEVTMKQISKACRDWGFFQLVNHGVRTDLIDGARETWREFFHEPMEVKEKYANSPKTYEGFGSRLGVEKGAILDWSDYYYLNNLPSSNTKWPAHPPSLRDVMEEYTKEILRLGADLLKVFSINLGLKEYSLQNAFGGKDIKASLRANFYPKCPQPDLTLGLSSHSDPGGLTFLLPDEQVHGLQIRKDDQWVIVKHASNAIIVNIGDQIQILSNAIYKSVEHRVVVNPNKERLSLAFFCNPKNQMLIEPLSDLVTPKTPALYLPMTFEDYRRFIRTKGPQGKFQLESLKSPK; encoded by the exons ATGGGAAGCCTTGGTGATTGGCCCGAACCGGTGGTTTGTGTCCAAACTTTATCCGAAAATGGAGAGCTAATGATTCCCAACCAATACATCAAGCCGCCACTCGAGAGGCCTTGTTTATGTACAAGCGACATAAACATACCAGTGATTGATTTTACTGGTCTGGTTACTTCACCTGAAGTAACCATGAAGCAAATTTCAAAGGCGTGTCGCGATTGGGGTTTTTTCCAATTGGTGAATCATGGTGTGAGGACGGATTTGATTGATGGGGCTAGAGAAACTTGGAGAGAGTTTTTCCATGAGCCTATGGAAGTGAAAGAAAAGTATGCAAATTCTCCGAAGACCTATGAAGGGTTTGGAAGTAGATTAGGGGTTGAGAAGGGAGCTATTCTTGATTGGAGTGATTACTATTACCTTAATAATCTTCCTTCTAGTAATACAAAGTGGCCTGCTCATCCACCTTCCTTAAG AGACGTAATGGAGGAATACACGAAAGAAATATTAAGGTTAGGCGCGGACTTGTTGAAGGTATTCTCAATAAACCTCGGATTAAAGGAATATTCACTTCAAAACGCGTTTGGTGGGAAGGACATCAAAGCTTCTCTAAGAGCAAATTTCTATCCGAAATGCCCTCAACCTGACTTGACACTCGGATTATCTTCCCACTCGGATCCGGGTGGCCTGACCTTTCTACTCCCAGATGAGCAAGTCCATGGGCTACAAATCCGCAAAGATGATCAATGGGTGATCGTGAAACATGCGTCTAACGCCATCATTGTCAATATCGGAGACCAAATTCAG ATATTAAGCAACGCGATATACAAGAGCGTAGAACACAGGGTCGTTGTGAACCCAAACAAAGAGCGACTTTCTTTGGCCTTTTTCTGTAACCCAAAGAACCAGATGCTTATCGAACCTCTGTCCGATCTGGTCACGCCAAAAACACCTGCTCTTTATCTGCCGATGACGTTTGAAGATTACAGACGTTTCATTCGGACAAAAGGCCCACAAGGGAAATTTCAGCTGGAGTCTTTAAAATctccaaaataa